A single region of the Caballeronia insecticola genome encodes:
- a CDS encoding glycosyltransferase family 2 protein — MPSNRASSTHLVLIPSFDPGEKVDETVRGAREQWNPVWVVVDGSTDGSAERLLKMAEADAGLRVIVLPENRGKGAAILAGLDEAARLGFTHALTMDSDGQHPAALIGTFMETSMSAPGAMILGRPKFDASAPQLRVQGRRISNAWANLETLWMGIGDSLYGFRVYPIAPLAALMRTQTWMRRFDFDPEAVVRLCWRGVRPINLDAPVRYFTPEEGGVSHFRYGRDNALLTWMHARLFLGFVLRLPMLVARRLTGR, encoded by the coding sequence ATGCCTTCGAATCGCGCATCGTCCACGCATCTCGTCCTCATTCCAAGTTTCGATCCGGGCGAAAAAGTCGACGAAACCGTGCGCGGCGCGCGCGAGCAGTGGAATCCGGTGTGGGTCGTGGTCGATGGCAGCACGGACGGCAGCGCCGAACGTCTCTTGAAAATGGCGGAAGCCGACGCGGGCCTGCGCGTGATCGTGCTGCCGGAGAATCGCGGCAAGGGCGCGGCGATTCTCGCGGGCCTCGACGAAGCCGCGCGGCTCGGCTTCACGCACGCGCTCACGATGGACTCGGACGGCCAGCATCCCGCCGCGCTCATCGGCACGTTCATGGAAACGTCGATGTCCGCGCCCGGCGCGATGATCCTCGGCCGCCCCAAATTCGACGCGAGCGCGCCGCAATTGCGCGTGCAGGGGCGGCGCATCTCGAACGCCTGGGCGAATCTCGAAACGCTGTGGATGGGCATCGGCGATTCGCTGTACGGCTTTCGCGTCTATCCGATCGCGCCGCTCGCCGCGCTGATGCGCACGCAAACCTGGATGCGCCGCTTCGACTTCGATCCGGAAGCGGTCGTGCGGCTGTGCTGGCGCGGCGTGCGGCCGATCAACCTCGACGCGCCCGTGCGTTACTTCACGCCGGAAGAGGGCGGCGTGTCGCATTTCCGCTATGGCCGCGACAATGCGCTGCTGACGTGGATGCACGCGCGCCTCTTTCTCGGCTTCGTATTACGCTTGCCGATGCTCGTTGCACGGCGGCTGACGGGCCGCTGA
- a CDS encoding DUF4148 domain-containing protein, protein MKSTIAAFALVAGTMTGVAHAAVTNEPMTPQTQQVTASHAYMGKTRAEVKRELAQAQRDGEIAALNNLFRGS, encoded by the coding sequence ATGAAATCCACGATCGCAGCTTTCGCTCTCGTCGCCGGCACCATGACCGGTGTTGCTCACGCAGCCGTGACGAACGAACCGATGACCCCGCAAACGCAGCAAGTCACCGCCAGTCACGCATACATGGGCAAGACGCGCGCCGAAGTCAAACGCGAACTGGCGCAGGCGCAACGCGACGGTGAGATCGCCGCGTTGAACAACCTGTTCCGCGGCAGCTGA
- a CDS encoding thioredoxin family protein: MLPAIKGMAPCAGLAACAAVAPAQAAAPAGPDARIAPEFAGIDTWLNSPPLTLAQLRGKVVLVDFWTFACGNCVNTLPAVNAWHRKYGERGLVVVGVHTPEFPFEHDTGNVQRAIERFGITYPVAQDNRYATWAAYRNQYWPAFYLIDKQGRVAYTHVGEGDYARTEAAIAALLAQP, translated from the coding sequence ATGCTCCCCGCAATCAAAGGCATGGCCCCGTGCGCCGGACTCGCGGCCTGTGCCGCCGTCGCGCCCGCGCAGGCCGCCGCGCCCGCCGGCCCCGACGCCCGGATCGCACCGGAATTCGCCGGCATCGACACATGGCTCAACAGCCCGCCGCTCACGCTCGCACAACTGCGCGGCAAGGTCGTGCTGGTCGATTTCTGGACCTTCGCGTGCGGCAACTGCGTCAACACGCTGCCGGCCGTGAACGCGTGGCATCGCAAGTATGGGGAGCGCGGGCTTGTCGTGGTCGGCGTGCATACGCCCGAGTTTCCGTTCGAGCACGACACCGGCAACGTGCAGCGCGCCATCGAACGCTTCGGTATCACGTATCCCGTCGCACAGGACAACCGCTATGCGACCTGGGCCGCGTATCGCAACCAGTATTGGCCGGCGTTTTATCTCATCGACAAGCAAGGGCGCGTGGCCTACACGCACGTAGGCGAGGGCGATTACGCGCGGACCGAAGCGGCGATCGCGGCATTGCTCGCGCAGCCGTGA
- a CDS encoding response regulator, whose translation METTDHVLIVDDDRGIRELLATYLEKNGMRVSLAANGRQMRAVLDQGAPDLVVLDLMLPGEDGLVLCRELRSGKFRDVPVLMLTARNEEADRILGLEMGADDYLPKPFAVRELLARIRSVLRRTRMLPPGMEVTESAQMLGFGDWRLDTTARHLLDAEGTMVALSGAEYRLLRVFLDHPQRVLTRDQLLNLTQGRQADAFDRSIDLLVSRLRQRLRDTAREPRYIKTLRSEGYVFSAEVKPLESSS comes from the coding sequence ATGGAAACCACTGACCACGTATTGATCGTCGACGACGATCGCGGCATTCGCGAACTGCTCGCGACTTACCTCGAAAAGAACGGCATGCGCGTATCGCTCGCGGCGAACGGCCGGCAGATGCGCGCGGTGCTCGATCAGGGCGCGCCCGATCTCGTCGTGCTCGATCTGATGCTGCCCGGCGAAGACGGCCTCGTGCTGTGCCGCGAGTTGCGCTCGGGCAAATTCCGCGACGTGCCCGTGCTGATGCTCACTGCGCGCAACGAGGAAGCCGACCGCATTCTCGGCCTCGAAATGGGCGCCGACGACTATCTGCCGAAGCCGTTCGCCGTGCGCGAACTGCTGGCGCGCATCCGCTCGGTCCTGCGCCGCACGCGCATGCTGCCGCCCGGAATGGAAGTGACGGAATCCGCGCAGATGCTCGGCTTCGGCGACTGGCGGCTGGACACGACCGCGCGCCATCTGCTCGACGCCGAAGGCACCATGGTCGCGCTCTCGGGCGCGGAGTATCGGCTGTTGCGCGTGTTCCTCGATCATCCGCAGCGCGTGCTCACGCGCGATCAACTGCTGAATCTGACGCAGGGCCGCCAGGCCGACGCGTTCGACCGCTCGATCGACCTGCTCGTCTCGCGCCTGCGCCAGCGTCTGCGCGACACGGCGCGCGAACCGCGCTACATCAAGACGCTGCGCAGCGAGGGCTATGTGTTTTCCGCCGAAGTCAAACCGCTCGAGTCGTCTTCATGA
- a CDS encoding sensor histidine kinase, whose translation MSTLATSSLLHWPRTLFARLALILVVGLALAQTCSFLLTMRERDESMTNVMVGYVEREVASSVALLDHLPPNERAEWLPRLARRSYEFILGPGITDPSGTPPDAALAERFARSIGDGIGKRYPLTINGVLGDKDRFQAHLRLSDGSPLTIDMRPMSGTPLSGWLPLVLVLQLIVLGGCCWLAVRVATGPLKQLARAADTLGPDLKGKRLPESGPEEVAHAAKAFNAMQDRVAMYMTQRMQILAAITHDLQTPITRMRLRVDVMDDDSTGAKLQQDLKEMESLVKEGVTYARTLHGTNEAPRRIDADALFESIVDDYLDAGQTVTLSGRIGGALMAPPQALKRVLGNLVDNAIKYSGAAEIEIASRNDGRAVISVLDRGPGIPDESLEAVFEPFVRLEGSRNRQTGGTGLGLAIARQLTLAMDAALTLHHREGGGLEARLVLNQAK comes from the coding sequence ATGAGCACGCTTGCCACATCTTCCCTGTTGCACTGGCCGCGCACGCTGTTCGCGCGGCTCGCGCTGATTCTCGTCGTCGGACTGGCGCTGGCGCAGACCTGTTCGTTCCTGCTGACCATGCGGGAGCGCGACGAGTCGATGACCAACGTGATGGTCGGCTATGTCGAGCGCGAAGTCGCGAGTTCGGTCGCGCTGCTCGACCATCTGCCGCCGAACGAGCGCGCGGAGTGGCTGCCCCGGCTCGCGCGGCGCAGCTACGAATTCATCCTCGGGCCGGGCATCACCGACCCGAGCGGCACGCCGCCCGATGCGGCGCTGGCGGAGCGCTTCGCCCGCTCGATCGGCGACGGCATCGGCAAGCGTTATCCGCTGACGATCAACGGCGTACTCGGCGACAAGGATCGCTTTCAGGCGCATCTGCGTCTGTCGGATGGCTCGCCGCTCACCATCGACATGCGTCCGATGTCCGGCACGCCGCTTTCGGGCTGGCTGCCGCTGGTGCTGGTGCTGCAACTGATCGTGCTGGGCGGATGCTGCTGGCTCGCGGTGCGCGTCGCGACGGGTCCGCTCAAGCAGCTCGCCCGCGCCGCCGATACGCTCGGCCCCGATCTCAAGGGCAAACGTCTGCCGGAATCCGGGCCGGAAGAAGTCGCGCACGCGGCGAAGGCGTTCAACGCGATGCAGGACCGCGTCGCGATGTACATGACCCAGCGCATGCAGATTCTCGCGGCCATCACGCACGACCTGCAGACGCCGATCACGCGCATGCGCCTGCGCGTCGACGTGATGGACGACGATTCCACCGGCGCCAAGCTCCAGCAGGATCTGAAGGAAATGGAATCGCTCGTGAAGGAAGGCGTGACCTACGCGCGCACCTTGCACGGCACGAACGAGGCGCCGCGCCGCATCGATGCGGACGCGCTGTTCGAAAGCATCGTCGACGATTATCTGGACGCGGGGCAGACCGTGACGCTCTCCGGACGCATCGGCGGCGCGCTGATGGCGCCTCCGCAGGCGCTGAAACGCGTGCTGGGCAATCTCGTCGACAACGCGATCAAGTATTCCGGCGCGGCGGAAATCGAAATCGCGTCGCGGAATGACGGCCGCGCCGTGATTTCCGTGCTGGATCGCGGGCCGGGCATTCCGGATGAATCGCTCGAAGCGGTGTTCGAGCCGTTCGTCCGACTCGAAGGATCGCGCAACCGGCAGACCGGCGGCACGGGGCTCGGCCTCGCCATCGCGCGGCAACTGACGCTCGCGATGGACGCGGCGCTCACGCTGCATCATCGGGAAGGCGGCGGGCTAGAAGCGCGGCTCGTGCTGAATCAGGCGAAATAG
- a CDS encoding glycoside hydrolase family 28 protein — translation MKQPKFKAMSHSPTRRTFVKFAGLSASAPLFGALGTLGTLAGCGGHDDSNPASGSTPPPVQDPIWGTSGAATQIVNALQSVSKSMFPDRQFSVTDYGAKPCAVVAATNPYTDPVKSPLSTGANQTNAPGSFDSRPAILAAISACNAAGGGHVIVPSGTWYCAGPIVLLSNVDFHLSANCTIYFSPNPADYAKDGPVDCGANGKLFYSRWQANDCLNYGPPIYARNQKNIALTGEGDTSVLNGQAMTPFAGSGNTATCWWTWKGNSGVYGCVNSSTPSQASNNANNVDLKTAAPGISADLYAKLTDPATPWQQDQNYLPALSEAGVAIEKRIFGIGHYLRPCMVEFIGCTNVLMETYRTNNTPFWQHHPTDCQNVVMRGVTVDSIGPNNDGFDPDACDMVLCENVTFNTGDDCIAIKSGKDLDTQYGPAQNHVIQNCTMNSGHGGITLGSEMGGGVQKIYARNLQMLNEFWATNSLNIAIRIKTNMNRGGFVKDFYVDNVTLPNGVSLTPSGYGSSLLAGSPINATVPLGVATPTAANPSAAQGGIVTFDCDYQPSKDAIRTRPALVQNVNISNLKASNVTLNGVTASCFQAIVAQGPVAFDYNGAAPTPAIPAIAGVTITNCDFGTPVAAGPATAATPGPIYAYNVHDIVLSNTQIAGVTMNSTVSDPR, via the coding sequence ATGAAGCAGCCGAAGTTCAAAGCAATGTCGCATTCGCCGACCCGCCGCACGTTCGTCAAATTCGCCGGTTTGTCGGCGAGCGCCCCGCTCTTCGGCGCGCTCGGCACGCTGGGAACGCTCGCCGGCTGCGGCGGACACGACGATTCCAATCCGGCGTCCGGCTCCACGCCGCCGCCCGTGCAAGACCCGATCTGGGGCACGTCCGGCGCGGCGACGCAAATCGTGAACGCGCTGCAAAGCGTGTCGAAGTCGATGTTCCCGGACCGCCAGTTCTCCGTCACCGACTACGGCGCGAAGCCCTGCGCGGTCGTCGCGGCGACGAATCCGTACACCGATCCGGTGAAATCGCCGCTGTCGACCGGCGCGAACCAGACGAATGCGCCCGGCTCGTTCGACTCGCGCCCGGCCATCCTCGCGGCAATCTCGGCGTGCAATGCGGCGGGCGGCGGACACGTCATCGTGCCGTCGGGAACGTGGTACTGCGCGGGCCCGATCGTGCTGCTGTCGAACGTGGACTTCCATCTGAGCGCGAATTGCACGATCTACTTCAGCCCGAATCCCGCCGACTACGCGAAGGACGGTCCGGTCGATTGCGGCGCGAACGGCAAGCTCTTCTACAGCCGCTGGCAGGCCAACGACTGCCTCAACTACGGCCCGCCGATCTACGCGCGCAATCAGAAGAACATCGCGCTGACGGGCGAAGGCGACACATCCGTGCTGAACGGCCAGGCGATGACGCCCTTCGCCGGCAGCGGCAACACGGCCACTTGCTGGTGGACGTGGAAGGGCAATAGCGGCGTCTACGGCTGCGTGAATTCATCGACGCCGTCGCAGGCATCGAACAATGCGAACAACGTCGATCTGAAGACCGCCGCGCCCGGCATCTCCGCCGATCTCTACGCCAAGCTCACCGATCCCGCCACGCCCTGGCAGCAGGACCAGAACTATCTGCCCGCGTTGTCGGAAGCGGGTGTCGCGATCGAGAAGCGCATCTTCGGTATCGGCCACTATTTGCGGCCGTGCATGGTGGAGTTCATCGGCTGCACGAACGTGCTGATGGAAACCTATCGCACCAACAACACGCCGTTCTGGCAGCATCATCCGACCGATTGCCAGAACGTTGTGATGCGCGGCGTGACCGTGGACAGCATCGGCCCGAATAACGACGGCTTCGACCCCGACGCATGCGACATGGTCCTGTGCGAGAACGTGACGTTCAACACCGGCGACGACTGCATCGCGATCAAGTCCGGCAAGGATCTCGACACGCAATACGGCCCGGCGCAGAACCACGTCATCCAGAATTGCACGATGAACAGCGGCCACGGCGGCATCACGCTCGGCAGCGAAATGGGCGGCGGCGTGCAGAAAATCTACGCGCGCAATTTGCAGATGCTCAACGAGTTCTGGGCGACGAATTCGCTGAATATCGCGATCCGCATCAAGACGAACATGAATCGCGGCGGCTTCGTGAAAGACTTCTACGTGGACAACGTGACGCTGCCGAACGGCGTAAGCCTGACGCCCTCGGGCTACGGCAGCAGCCTGCTCGCGGGCAGCCCGATCAACGCGACGGTGCCGCTCGGCGTGGCAACGCCGACAGCAGCGAATCCGTCGGCGGCGCAGGGTGGCATCGTCACGTTCGATTGCGACTATCAGCCGTCGAAGGACGCGATTCGCACGCGTCCGGCGCTCGTGCAGAACGTCAACATCTCGAACCTGAAGGCCAGCAACGTGACGCTCAACGGCGTGACGGCCTCGTGCTTTCAGGCGATCGTCGCGCAAGGTCCGGTTGCGTTCGACTACAACGGCGCCGCGCCCACGCCCGCGATTCCCGCGATCGCCGGCGTCACCATCACCAACTGCGATTTCGGCACGCCCGTCGCCGCCGGTCCCGCAACCGCGGCGACGCCCGGACCAATCTACGCGTACAACGTGCACGACATCGTGCTCAGCAACACGCAGATCGCCGGTGTGACGATGAACTCGACGGTCAGCGATCCGCGTTGA
- a CDS encoding lysophospholipid acyltransferase family protein, whose translation MSDAHRKIGGAGDKLSAGGALESAWQCVAFYFSLVVLALVCLAWCPFAWLLRRVLSADSGRRVGRGVVQRVWHMYFALLRALGACRFDLSGLDALAGQPAMILAPNHPCLLDALLIASRVPGTCCVMKGDVAGNVFLGPGALLAGYIVNDTSVGLIRAAVAELQRGSPLLLFPEGTRTENASVNPLKGGIALIAARAQAPVQTLIIETDSGFLGKGWQIFRKPALPITYRVTLGRRFAPPGRDHTALQAFIAELQRFYAGELESHRPRD comes from the coding sequence ATGAGTGACGCGCATCGCAAGATCGGCGGCGCGGGCGACAAATTGTCGGCGGGCGGCGCGCTCGAATCCGCGTGGCAATGCGTGGCGTTCTATTTCTCGCTCGTCGTGCTCGCGCTCGTGTGTCTCGCGTGGTGTCCGTTCGCGTGGCTCTTGCGGCGCGTGCTGTCCGCCGATTCTGGGCGGCGCGTCGGGCGCGGCGTCGTGCAGCGCGTGTGGCACATGTATTTCGCGCTATTGCGCGCGCTCGGCGCGTGCCGCTTCGATCTTTCCGGACTCGATGCGCTCGCCGGCCAGCCCGCGATGATCCTCGCGCCGAATCATCCGTGCCTGCTCGATGCGCTGCTGATCGCGTCGCGCGTGCCCGGCACCTGCTGCGTGATGAAGGGCGATGTCGCCGGCAACGTGTTCCTCGGGCCGGGCGCGCTGCTCGCGGGGTATATCGTCAACGACACGTCTGTCGGGCTGATTCGCGCCGCCGTCGCCGAGTTGCAGCGCGGCAGTCCGCTGCTGCTGTTTCCCGAAGGCACGCGCACCGAGAATGCGTCCGTGAATCCGCTGAAGGGCGGCATCGCGCTGATCGCGGCGCGCGCGCAGGCGCCGGTGCAGACGCTCATCATCGAGACGGATTCGGGCTTTCTCGGCAAAGGCTGGCAAATTTTCCGCAAGCCCGCGCTGCCGATCACCTATCGCGTGACGCTCGGCCGCCGCTTCGCGCCGCCGGGACGCGATCACACCGCGTTGCAGGCGTTCATCGCCGAGTTGCAGCGCTTCTATGCGGGCGAGCTGGAGTCGCATCGGCCGCGCGACTGA